Genomic window (Stenotrophomonas maltophilia):
GCGCCGACAACGCCTTGCCGCGTCGCACGATCACCCCGTAGCTGCGCTCGGGGAACCAGCGCTTCATCGACCGCGCCGCCAACCGCTCGCGGTCAGCCTCGTTCAGGCACAGCGCCGGCACGATGGAAATGCCCATGCCCATCGCCACGTACTGCTTGATCACCTCCCAGCCGCCCACTTCCAGCGCCACGGTGTAGGCGATGCGGTGGCGCTGGAACACCTGGTCTACCAGCCGGTAGGTGATCTGCCGCTTCGGTGGCAGCACCAGCGGATAGCGCGCGATGTCGGCCAGCTCCAGTTCGCCGCCGCTGGCCAGCGGATGGTCGTGCGGCGCGATCAGCACCTGCTCGAAGCGGTAGGCCGGGGCGTAGCTGAGGTCGGCCGGCACATCAGTCATCGAACCGATCGCCAGGTCCGCGGCGTCCTCGCGCAGCAGGTCGGTGCCGTCGGCGCTGATCGCGTTGTGCAGGGTCAGGCGCACATCCGGATGGTGCAGGCGGAAGCGTTCGACGATCTTCGGCAGCAGGTACAGGATGGTCGAACTGTTGGCGGCGATATTCAGCTCGCCGGCGTCCAGGCCGCGTACCTTGTCGCGGAACCGCGCCTCCAGCCCGTCCAGGTTCTCCACCAGTGGCTGCGCCATTTCGTACAGCAGCTGGCCCTCGCGGCTGGGCACCAGGCGGCGCCCGCTGCGCTCGAACAGCGGCACTCCCAGTTCACGCTCCAGCGCCTGCAGCTGCAGGCTGATGGCCGGCTGGCTGACGAAAAGTGCCTCAGCTGCCCGTGAGACCGAGCCCAGGCGCACCGTCTGGCAGAACGCCCGCAAAGGCTTCAGCCGGTCGGATTTGTAGGAAAAACGCGGACTTGGCGGGGGGCGTGTGGTCATCGCGTCACAAGTATTAGCACAATTTATGTAAAACATTGCAAAAACTGTTTTGCCAAATACTCCGCTCCAGCGGCACCGTGGAGGCGTTCCCCCACCGCTGGAGTCGCCCCATGTCCGCCGTCGCTTCCGCTGTTCCCACCCCCGCCAGCAAGGCCACCCCCGGCATCGCCCTGGCGACCCGCGTGGCCGGCCAGGACACCCTGCTGCCGGCGCCGCTGCTGGCCCTGCTGGTGTCGCTGCACCGCGCGGTGGAACCGGGTCGGCAGGCACGGCTGCTGGCGCGCCGCGAGCGCCAGGCGTTCTTCGACCAGGGCGGCCTGCCGGACTTCCGCGAAGACACCGCCACGATCCGCAGCGGCGACTGGCGTGTTGCGCCGCTGCCGGCCGCGCTGCAGGACCGCCGCGTCGAGATCACCGGCCCGACCGACCCGAAGATGGTCATCAACGCGCTGAACTCCGGCGCCAAGGTGTTCATGGCCGACTTCGAGGATTCGACCTCGCCGACCTGGCGCAACCTGCTGGCCGGGCAGCAGTCATTGGCCGCGGCAGTGCGCGGCGACCTCGAGTACACCGCGCCGGCATCCAACGGGAAGGCCGGCAAGCACTACACCCTGCGCCCGTTCGACGAACAGGCGGTCCTGATCGTGCGCCCGCGCGGCTGGCACCTGGACGAGAAGCACGTGCGCATCGATGGCCAGTTCATCGCCGGCGGCCTGTTCGACGCGGCGGTGTTCGCCTTCCACAACGCCCGCACCTTGCAGGCGAAGGACCGCGGCCCGTACTTCTACCTGCCCAAGCTGCAGAGCATGGAAGAGGCGGCGCTGTGGGAGACCGCGCTGTCGCACATCGAGGGCATGCTCGGCCTGCCGCACGGCCAGATCAAGGTGACCGTGCTGATCGAAACGCTGCCGGCCGTGTTCGAGATGGACGAGATCCTGCACGCGCTGCGTGACCGCATCGTCGGCCTGAACTGCGGGCGCTGGGATTACATCTTCTCGTACCTGAAGACCTTCCGCCGCCACGCCGACCGCGTGCTGCCCGAACGCGGCCAGGTGACCATGACCCAGCCGTTCCTGAAGGCGTATTCGGAACTGCTGATCCAGACCTGCCACCGCCGCGGTGCGCATGCGATGGGCGGCATGGCCGCGCAGATTCCGATCAACAACGATGCCGCCGCCAACGAACAGGCGATGGCACGGGTACGCGCCGACAAGCTGCGCGAGGTCACTGCCGGCCACGACGGTACCTGGGTGG
Coding sequences:
- a CDS encoding LysR family transcriptional regulator gives rise to the protein MTTRPPPSPRFSYKSDRLKPLRAFCQTVRLGSVSRAAEALFVSQPAISLQLQALERELGVPLFERSGRRLVPSREGQLLYEMAQPLVENLDGLEARFRDKVRGLDAGELNIAANSSTILYLLPKIVERFRLHHPDVRLTLHNAISADGTDLLREDAADLAIGSMTDVPADLSYAPAYRFEQVLIAPHDHPLASGGELELADIARYPLVLPPKRQITYRLVDQVFQRHRIAYTVALEVGGWEVIKQYVAMGMGISIVPALCLNEADRERLAARSMKRWFPERSYGVIVRRGKALSAQARAFIELIQPELFSPRDYDQSGHSER
- the aceB gene encoding malate synthase A, which gives rise to MSAVASAVPTPASKATPGIALATRVAGQDTLLPAPLLALLVSLHRAVEPGRQARLLARRERQAFFDQGGLPDFREDTATIRSGDWRVAPLPAALQDRRVEITGPTDPKMVINALNSGAKVFMADFEDSTSPTWRNLLAGQQSLAAAVRGDLEYTAPASNGKAGKHYTLRPFDEQAVLIVRPRGWHLDEKHVRIDGQFIAGGLFDAAVFAFHNARTLQAKDRGPYFYLPKLQSMEEAALWETALSHIEGMLGLPHGQIKVTVLIETLPAVFEMDEILHALRDRIVGLNCGRWDYIFSYLKTFRRHADRVLPERGQVTMTQPFLKAYSELLIQTCHRRGAHAMGGMAAQIPINNDAAANEQAMARVRADKLREVTAGHDGTWVAHPALIPVAMAIFDEHMPGANQHSVLRQDVRVGRDELIARPPGTITRAGFEGNVEVCVRYLAAWLDGNGCVPIHHLMEDAATAEISRSQLWQWLHTPGQQLDDGTAIDLALLDSTLSQLPARLGDTAALPGGTRIGEAITLLGELSRSEELTDFLTLPAYARID